A stretch of the Cyprinus carpio isolate SPL01 chromosome B4, ASM1834038v1, whole genome shotgun sequence genome encodes the following:
- the LOC109110365 gene encoding protein ADM2-like, producing MRALFPVFVYCISLLSSQLLALPVRNRLDFMTRLHQLREEDTISPDVTERPNTDHGVSIDRTILWRAILSKSPPSDPTRNQFHIGQPIAGESTKTGEIPRHRGRRNVHSKGHHNHRNAQLMRVGCVLGTCQVQNLSHRLYQLVGQSKRQESPINPRSPHSYG from the exons ATGAGAGCGCTTTTCCCGGTTTTTGTGTATTGCATCAGCCTGCTCTCCTCACAACTGCTGGCTCTACCGGTGAGAAACAG GTTGGACTTCATGACAAGACTCCATCAGCTAAGAGAGGAAGACACCATCTCTCCAGATGTTACTGAGCGCCCAAACACTGACCATGGCGTCTCCATCGACCGCACCATTCTATGGAGGGCCATTCTCTCCAAATCACCACCTTCAGACCCAACAAGAAACCAATTCCACATCGGTCAGCCAATAGCAGGAGAGTCCACCAAAACAGGAGAGATCCCTAGACACAGAGGTCGTCGCAACGTGCACTCAAAAGGCCACCACAACCATCGTAACGCCCAACTGATGCGCGTCGGATGCGTCCTCGGTACCTGCCAGGTACAAAACCTCAGTCATCGCCTTTACCAACTGGTCGGGCAAAGCAAACGGCAAGAGTCACCCATTAACCCACGCAGTCCACACAGCTACGGATGA